In a genomic window of Streptomyces roseoviridis:
- a CDS encoding DUF1844 domain-containing protein, with translation MSETPQHESTDSSASQEAPDFAAMTRDIAEVPAVEVIVTVAVNLMSAAAVKLGLTEEGDEHKDLDEARKLIHALAGLLDGGATEISSFHAAPLRDGLKSLQLAFREASVVPDEPGQGPGEKYTGPVYG, from the coding sequence ATGAGCGAGACGCCCCAGCACGAGTCCACGGACTCCTCCGCTTCCCAGGAAGCTCCCGACTTCGCCGCCATGACCCGCGACATCGCCGAGGTCCCGGCGGTCGAGGTGATCGTGACGGTCGCCGTCAACCTGATGAGCGCCGCCGCGGTGAAGCTCGGACTCACCGAGGAGGGCGACGAGCACAAGGACCTCGACGAGGCCCGCAAGCTGATCCACGCCCTGGCGGGCCTGCTCGACGGCGGCGCGACGGAGATCTCCTCCTTCCACGCGGCGCCGCTGCGGGACGGCCTGAAGTCCCTGCAGCTGGCCTTCCGCGAGGCCTCCGTCGTCCCGGACGAGCCGGGCCAGGGCCCGGGCGAGAAGTACACCGGCCCGGTGTACGGCTAG
- the infC gene encoding translation initiation factor IF-3, translated as MSVRQAVAWCYRGGSISAEPRINERIRVPEVRLVGPSGEQVGIVPLAKALELAQEYDLDLVEVAANARPPVCKLMDYGKFKYESAMKAREARKNQAHTVIKEMKLRPKIDPHDYDTKKGHVVRFLKQGDKVKITIMFRGREQSRPELGYRLLQRLAEDVQELGFIESNPKQDGRNMIMVLGPHKKKTEAMAEAREAQAARKAERQGGSSEAPAEQAPAEQAPADASAENPEA; from the coding sequence GTGTCCGTCCGCCAGGCGGTCGCGTGGTGCTACCGAGGAGGATCCATCAGCGCCGAGCCCCGCATCAACGAGCGGATTCGCGTTCCCGAGGTGCGTCTTGTCGGCCCCAGCGGCGAGCAGGTGGGCATCGTCCCGCTTGCCAAGGCCCTGGAGCTCGCGCAGGAGTACGACCTCGATCTGGTTGAGGTCGCGGCGAACGCCCGTCCGCCCGTGTGCAAGCTCATGGACTACGGGAAGTTCAAGTACGAGTCGGCCATGAAGGCCCGTGAGGCGCGCAAGAACCAGGCGCACACGGTCATCAAGGAGATGAAGCTCCGGCCGAAGATCGACCCGCACGACTATGACACCAAGAAGGGTCACGTCGTCCGGTTCCTCAAGCAGGGTGACAAGGTCAAGATCACGATCATGTTCCGTGGTCGTGAGCAGTCCCGGCCGGAGCTCGGCTACCGACTGCTGCAGCGCCTCGCGGAGGACGTTCAGGAGCTTGGCTTCATCGAGTCCAACCCGAAGCAGGACGGCCGGAACATGATCATGGTTCTCGGTCCGCACAAGAAGAAGACCGAGGCCATGGCCGAGGCCCGCGAGGCCCAGGCCGCGCGCAAGGCCGAGCGCCAGGGCGGTTCGTCCGAGGCGCCCGCCGAACAGGCCCCGGCCGAGCAGGCTCCGGCCGACGCGTCGGCCGAGAACCCCGAGGCGTGA
- the rpmI gene encoding 50S ribosomal protein L35, whose translation MPKNKTHSGAKKRFKVTGSGKILRERAGKRHLLEHKSSKLTRRLTGNAEMAPGDSAKIKKMLGI comes from the coding sequence ATGCCGAAGAACAAGACGCACTCCGGTGCCAAGAAGCGCTTCAAGGTCACCGGCTCCGGCAAGATCCTGCGCGAGCGCGCCGGCAAGCGCCACCTGCTCGAGCACAAGTCGTCCAAGCTCACGCGTCGCCTCACCGGCAACGCCGAGATGGCCCCGGGTGACTCCGCCAAGATCAAGAAGATGCTGGGCATCTGA
- the rplT gene encoding 50S ribosomal protein L20 — MARVKRAVNAHKKRRAILEQASGYRGQRSRLYRKAKEQVTHSLVYNYNDRKKRKGDFRQLWIQRINAAARLNGMTYNRLIQGLKAANIEVDRKILAELAVNDAGAFAALVEVAQKALPADVNAPKAAA; from the coding sequence GTGGCACGCGTCAAGCGGGCAGTCAACGCCCACAAGAAGCGCCGGGCGATCCTCGAGCAGGCCTCCGGCTACCGCGGTCAGCGTTCGCGCCTGTACCGCAAGGCCAAGGAGCAGGTCACCCACTCGCTGGTCTACAACTACAACGACCGCAAGAAGCGCAAGGGCGACTTCCGTCAGCTGTGGATCCAGCGCATCAACGCCGCTGCCCGCCTGAACGGCATGACGTACAACCGCCTCATCCAGGGTCTGAAGGCCGCCAACATCGAGGTGGACCGCAAGATCCTCGCCGAGCTGGCCGTCAACGACGCGGGTGCGTTCGCCGCGCTGGTCGAGGTCGCGCAGAAGGCCCTCCCGGCCGACGTCAACGCCCCGAAGGCCGCCGCCTGA
- a CDS encoding RNA methyltransferase → MSTPELISPRSPRVVAARRLAKRNFRGKDRLFIAEGPQAVREAVEHRGSTGEPTLVELFTTVEAAERYAGIVDAARASGARVHLASDAVLAEVSQTVTPQGLVGVCRFLDSPFEDVLAARPKLVAVLAHVRDPGNAGTVLRCADAAGADAVILTDASVDLYNPKSVRASVGSLFHLPVAVGVPVEQAVAGLKSVGVRILAADGAGEDDLDDELDAGTMGGPTAWVFGNEAWGLPEETRALADAVVRVPIHGKAESLNLATAAAVCLYASARAQRPRTTS, encoded by the coding sequence ATGTCCACCCCCGAGCTGATCTCCCCGCGTTCGCCGCGCGTCGTCGCCGCCCGACGGCTCGCCAAGCGCAACTTCCGGGGCAAGGACCGCCTCTTCATCGCCGAGGGCCCGCAGGCCGTCCGCGAGGCCGTCGAGCACCGCGGAAGCACCGGTGAGCCGACCCTCGTCGAGCTGTTCACCACCGTCGAGGCCGCCGAGCGGTACGCCGGGATCGTCGACGCCGCCCGCGCCTCCGGGGCCCGCGTCCACCTCGCCTCCGACGCCGTCCTCGCCGAGGTCTCCCAGACCGTCACCCCGCAGGGACTCGTCGGCGTCTGCCGCTTCCTGGACTCGCCCTTCGAGGACGTCCTCGCCGCCCGGCCCAAGCTGGTCGCCGTCCTCGCCCACGTCCGCGACCCCGGGAACGCCGGCACCGTGCTCCGCTGCGCCGACGCGGCCGGTGCCGACGCCGTGATCCTCACCGACGCCTCCGTGGACCTGTACAACCCCAAGTCGGTACGCGCCTCCGTCGGCTCCCTCTTCCACCTCCCGGTGGCCGTCGGCGTCCCGGTCGAGCAGGCCGTCGCCGGGCTCAAGAGCGTCGGCGTACGGATCCTCGCCGCGGACGGCGCGGGCGAGGACGACCTCGACGACGAGCTGGACGCCGGCACCATGGGCGGACCCACCGCCTGGGTCTTCGGCAACGAGGCGTGGGGGCTGCCCGAGGAGACCCGCGCCCTCGCCGACGCCGTCGTCCGCGTCCCCATCCACGGCAAGGCCGAGAGCCTCAACCTCGCGACCGCGGCCGCCGTCTGCCTGTACGCCTCCGCGCGCGCCCAGCGCCCCCGCACCACCTCCTGA
- a CDS encoding sensor histidine kinase, producing MTGTTAGTGSPAQARRAPAHAPEPPPAPPRAPETVPPTPTPTPTPTPTPPARTGAPSEDRGTAPAEGAAAVASRTPGAAAAEGAAAVPSDGPAAAPSTGLGIDPDDLPDGLVVADEHGLVVCFNAAASRITAVPRDAALGRPLDQALPLEDLKGHRWWALTDPYGGLATRRGQPERNLLLPGGREVLVSVRYVRAHPTGPVRRVVVSLRGTEARRRTERSHAELIATVAHELRSPLTSVKGFTATLLDKWERFTDDQKRLMLETVDADAGRIKRLIAELLDISRIDSGRLEVRRQPVDIAAAVGRHVHAHTTGGQSPDRFFVRVHPDLPDLWADPDKIDQILGNLLENAVRHGEGTVTIEVAPTTATTDGEKGTEVTVSDEGPGIPEESMGRVFTRFWRGSKRGGTGLGLYIVKGVVEAHGGTITVGRGPRGGAEFRFILPVGTPAHLL from the coding sequence ATGACGGGAACGACGGCCGGAACGGGCAGTCCCGCACAGGCACGACGCGCCCCGGCGCACGCACCGGAGCCGCCTCCCGCGCCGCCCCGCGCCCCTGAGACCGTCCCGCCGACGCCGACGCCGACGCCGACGCCGACGCCGACGCCGCCGGCCCGGACCGGGGCCCCCTCCGAGGACCGGGGCACCGCCCCTGCCGAAGGCGCGGCCGCCGTCGCCTCCCGGACCCCGGGCGCTGCCGCCGCCGAAGGCGCCGCCGCGGTCCCCTCCGACGGCCCGGCCGCAGCACCCTCCACGGGCCTCGGCATCGACCCCGACGACCTGCCCGACGGGCTCGTCGTCGCCGACGAGCACGGCCTGGTCGTCTGCTTCAACGCCGCCGCCAGCCGCATCACCGCCGTACCCCGCGACGCGGCACTCGGCCGGCCCCTCGACCAGGCGCTGCCGCTCGAAGACCTCAAGGGGCACCGCTGGTGGGCGCTCACCGACCCGTACGGCGGGCTCGCCACCCGGCGCGGCCAGCCCGAGCGGAACCTGCTGCTGCCCGGCGGGCGCGAGGTCCTCGTCTCCGTCCGCTACGTCCGCGCCCACCCCACCGGCCCCGTCCGGCGGGTCGTCGTCTCCCTGCGCGGCACCGAGGCCCGCCGCCGCACCGAACGCAGCCACGCCGAGCTCATCGCCACCGTCGCGCACGAGCTCCGCTCGCCGCTCACCTCCGTCAAGGGCTTCACGGCCACCCTGCTCGACAAGTGGGAGCGGTTCACCGACGACCAGAAGCGGCTGATGCTGGAGACCGTCGACGCCGACGCGGGGCGCATCAAGCGGCTCATCGCCGAGCTCCTCGACATCTCCCGGATCGACTCCGGCCGTCTGGAGGTCCGCCGCCAGCCCGTCGACATCGCCGCCGCCGTCGGCCGCCACGTGCACGCCCACACCACCGGCGGCCAGTCCCCGGACCGCTTCTTCGTGCGCGTCCACCCCGACCTGCCGGACCTGTGGGCCGATCCCGACAAGATCGACCAGATCCTCGGCAACCTGCTCGAAAATGCGGTGCGCCACGGCGAGGGAACCGTCACCATCGAGGTGGCACCCACCACGGCCACCACCGACGGAGAGAAGGGGACGGAGGTCACCGTGAGCGACGAAGGCCCCGGCATCCCCGAGGAGTCGATGGGCCGCGTGTTCACCCGCTTCTGGCGGGGCAGCAAGCGCGGCGGCACCGGACTCGGCCTCTACATCGTCAAGGGCGTCGTCGAGGCCCACGGCGGCACGATCACCGTCGGACGCGGCCCCCGTGGCGGCGCCGAGTTCCGATTTATCCTGCCCGTCGGCACCCCGGCCCACCTCCTCTGA
- the pheS gene encoding phenylalanine--tRNA ligase subunit alpha produces MSAPNKSYDPVEVEALKPEEIERMRDEALAAFAAAGDLDALAHAKTAHTGGTSPLALANREIGALPPQAKAAAGKLVGQARGVVSKALAARQAELEAERDARVLVEEAVDVTLPYDRVPAGARHPLTTLMERVSDVFVSMGYEVAEGPEVEAEWFNFDALNFVPDHPARQMQDTFFVQGPEGTSGDESGVVLRTHTSPVQARTLIDREPPVYVVCPGRVYRTDELDATHTPVFHQIELLAVDEGLTMADLKGTLDHMVQALFGPDMKTRLRPNFFPFTEPSAEMDMLCYVCRGESVGNPERPCRTCGSEGWIELGGCGMVNPKVLVACGVDPEKYSGFAFGFGIERMLMFRHNVEDMRDMVEGDVRFTRPFGMEI; encoded by the coding sequence ATGTCGGCACCCAATAAGTCGTACGACCCGGTCGAGGTCGAGGCCTTGAAACCGGAAGAGATCGAGCGCATGCGGGACGAGGCGCTCGCCGCCTTCGCCGCCGCAGGCGACCTCGACGCGCTCGCCCACGCGAAGACCGCGCACACCGGCGGCACCTCGCCGCTGGCGCTCGCCAACCGCGAGATCGGCGCCCTGCCCCCGCAGGCCAAGGCCGCGGCCGGCAAGCTCGTGGGCCAGGCCCGCGGCGTCGTCTCCAAGGCACTGGCCGCCCGTCAGGCCGAACTGGAGGCCGAGCGCGACGCCCGTGTCCTCGTCGAGGAGGCCGTCGACGTCACCCTGCCGTACGACCGCGTCCCGGCCGGTGCCCGCCACCCGCTGACCACCCTCATGGAGCGCGTCTCCGACGTCTTCGTCTCCATGGGCTACGAGGTCGCCGAGGGCCCCGAGGTCGAGGCCGAGTGGTTCAACTTCGACGCCCTCAACTTCGTACCGGACCACCCGGCACGGCAGATGCAGGACACCTTCTTCGTCCAGGGCCCCGAGGGCACCAGCGGCGACGAGTCCGGCGTCGTGCTCCGCACCCACACCTCGCCGGTGCAGGCCCGCACCCTCATCGACCGGGAGCCCCCGGTCTACGTGGTGTGCCCCGGCCGCGTCTACCGCACCGACGAGCTCGACGCCACGCACACCCCGGTCTTCCACCAGATCGAGCTGCTGGCCGTCGACGAGGGCCTCACCATGGCCGACCTCAAGGGCACCCTGGACCACATGGTCCAGGCGCTCTTCGGTCCGGACATGAAGACCCGGCTGCGCCCGAACTTCTTCCCCTTCACCGAGCCGTCCGCCGAGATGGACATGCTCTGCTACGTCTGCCGCGGCGAGTCCGTCGGCAACCCGGAGCGTCCCTGCCGCACCTGCGGCAGCGAGGGCTGGATCGAGCTCGGCGGCTGCGGCATGGTCAACCCGAAGGTGCTCGTCGCCTGCGGTGTGGACCCCGAGAAGTACAGCGGATTCGCCTTCGGGTTCGGCATCGAGCGGATGCTGATGTTCCGCCACAACGTGGAAGACATGCGAGACATGGTCGAGGGTGACGTCCGGTTCACCCGGCCGTTCGGGATGGAGATCTGA
- the pheT gene encoding phenylalanine--tRNA ligase subunit beta translates to MRVPLSWLREYVDLPATETGRDVQAKLVSAGLEVETVEQLGAGLTGPLVVGKVLTIEELTEFKKPIRFCTVDVGQANGTGEPQEIICGARNFAEGDKVVVALPGAVLPGDFRIAERKTYGRVSRGMICSGDELGMGDDGSHGIIVLPPEHEVGTDATVLLELYDEVLDIAVTPDRGYCLSMRGVARETAIAYGLPLRDPALLDVPAPNAYGYPVRVADPIGCDRFTARTVVGLDPEARSPIWLQRRLQKAGMRPISLAVDVTNYVMLELGQPLHAYDRTRLDGPIGVRRAEAGEKITTLDGTVRVLDAEDLVITDNRGPIGIAGVMGGANTEIADPTTDPETGIVSGTTEVVVEAAHFDAISIARTARRHKLSSEASKRFERGVDPQAAAAAAQRTVDLLVLLAGGTAEAGVTEVIAPSAPRTIAMPANHPDKVAGVDYGRETVVRRLQEVGCDVYGQDELVVTVPSWRPDLNEPNDLAEEVIRLEGYENLPSTLPKPPAGRGLTERQRTHRRVGRALAGAGYVEALNYPFIGEQVFDQLGLDADDARRRVVKLVNPLSDEEPALRTTLLPGLLGALRRNDGRGSHDLALFETGLVFRPTEGQPGVAVRLPVDRRPGDEEIARVNAALPAQPRRAAVVLAGAREQAGWWGKGRPSDWADAIQAARIVAAEFGAELVVDADQHAPWHPGRCASFQVVIDGELTLAGHGGELHPRVVKALGLPARTCAMELDLDVLERASEGPVKAPRISAFPVATQDVALVVDQDVPSAAVEYYLAGGAGELLESIRLFDVYTGDQIGEGKKSLAYALRFRAPDRTLTVDEATAARDAAVALAAEHTGAVLRGA, encoded by the coding sequence ATGCGGGTCCCGCTTTCCTGGCTGCGGGAGTACGTCGACCTGCCGGCGACGGAGACCGGCCGTGACGTACAGGCCAAGCTCGTCTCGGCGGGGCTCGAGGTCGAGACCGTCGAGCAGCTCGGCGCGGGCCTCACCGGCCCGCTGGTGGTCGGCAAGGTCCTCACCATCGAGGAGCTGACCGAGTTCAAGAAGCCGATCCGCTTCTGCACCGTCGACGTCGGACAGGCCAACGGCACCGGCGAGCCGCAGGAGATCATCTGCGGCGCCCGGAACTTCGCCGAGGGCGACAAGGTCGTCGTGGCCCTGCCCGGCGCCGTGCTGCCCGGCGACTTCCGGATCGCCGAGCGCAAGACGTACGGCCGGGTCTCCCGCGGCATGATCTGCTCGGGCGACGAGCTCGGCATGGGCGACGACGGCTCGCACGGCATCATCGTGCTGCCGCCGGAGCACGAGGTCGGCACCGACGCCACGGTCCTCCTGGAGCTGTACGACGAGGTCCTCGACATCGCCGTCACCCCGGACCGCGGCTACTGCCTGTCCATGCGCGGCGTCGCCCGCGAGACCGCCATCGCCTACGGCCTGCCGCTGCGCGACCCGGCGCTCCTCGACGTGCCCGCCCCGAACGCGTACGGCTACCCGGTCCGGGTCGCCGACCCGATCGGCTGCGACCGCTTCACCGCGCGCACCGTCGTCGGCCTCGACCCCGAGGCCCGCAGCCCGATCTGGCTCCAGCGCCGCCTGCAGAAGGCCGGCATGCGCCCGATCTCGCTCGCCGTCGACGTCACCAACTACGTGATGCTCGAGCTCGGCCAGCCGCTGCACGCCTACGACCGCACCCGGCTCGACGGCCCCATCGGGGTCCGCCGCGCCGAGGCCGGCGAGAAGATCACCACCCTCGACGGCACGGTGCGCGTCCTGGACGCCGAGGACCTGGTCATCACCGACAACCGCGGGCCCATCGGCATCGCGGGCGTCATGGGCGGCGCCAACACCGAGATCGCCGACCCGACGACCGACCCCGAGACCGGCATCGTCTCCGGCACCACCGAGGTCGTCGTCGAGGCCGCGCACTTCGACGCGATCTCGATCGCGCGCACCGCGCGCCGGCACAAGCTGTCCTCCGAGGCGTCCAAGCGCTTCGAGCGCGGCGTCGACCCGCAGGCCGCGGCCGCGGCCGCGCAGCGCACGGTCGACCTGCTCGTGCTCCTCGCGGGCGGCACCGCCGAGGCCGGCGTCACCGAGGTCATCGCCCCGTCCGCGCCGCGCACCATCGCCATGCCGGCGAACCACCCGGACAAGGTGGCCGGTGTGGACTACGGCCGCGAGACCGTCGTCCGCCGCCTCCAGGAGGTCGGCTGCGACGTCTACGGCCAGGACGAGCTCGTCGTCACCGTGCCCTCGTGGCGCCCCGACCTGAACGAGCCGAACGACCTCGCCGAGGAGGTCATCCGTCTCGAGGGCTACGAGAACCTGCCCTCCACGCTGCCCAAGCCCCCCGCGGGCCGCGGCCTCACCGAGCGCCAGCGCACCCACCGCCGGGTGGGCCGGGCCCTGGCCGGCGCCGGTTACGTCGAGGCGCTGAACTACCCCTTCATCGGCGAGCAGGTCTTCGACCAGCTCGGCCTGGACGCCGACGACGCCCGCCGCCGAGTCGTGAAGCTGGTCAACCCGCTCTCCGACGAGGAGCCCGCCCTTCGCACGACGCTGCTGCCGGGGCTGCTCGGCGCGCTGCGCCGCAACGACGGTCGCGGCAGCCACGACCTGGCGCTCTTCGAGACCGGTCTGGTCTTCCGGCCGACCGAAGGACAGCCGGGCGTCGCCGTCCGTCTGCCCGTCGACCGCCGCCCCGGCGACGAGGAGATCGCCCGCGTCAACGCCGCGCTGCCCGCGCAGCCGCGCCGCGCGGCCGTCGTCCTCGCCGGTGCCCGCGAGCAGGCCGGCTGGTGGGGCAAGGGCCGCCCGTCCGACTGGGCCGACGCGATCCAGGCGGCGCGGATCGTGGCCGCCGAGTTCGGTGCGGAGCTGGTGGTCGACGCCGACCAGCACGCCCCGTGGCACCCGGGCCGCTGCGCCTCCTTCCAGGTCGTGATCGACGGGGAGCTGACCCTCGCCGGCCACGGCGGCGAGCTCCACCCGCGCGTCGTCAAGGCCCTCGGCCTGCCGGCCCGCACCTGCGCCATGGAGCTCGACCTGGACGTCCTGGAGCGCGCGAGCGAGGGCCCCGTCAAGGCCCCGCGCATCTCCGCCTTCCCGGTCGCCACCCAGGACGTCGCCCTGGTCGTCGACCAGGACGTGCCGTCGGCGGCGGTGGAGTACTACCTGGCCGGCGGCGCGGGTGAACTCCTGGAGTCCATCCGTCTGTTCGACGTCTACACCGGCGACCAGATCGGCGAGGGCAAGAAGTCCCTGGCCTACGCCCTCCGCTTCCGCGCCCCCGACCGCACCCTGACCGTCGACGAGGCCACCGCGGCCCGCGACGCCGCGGTCGCCCTGGCCGCGGAACACACGGGCGCGGTGCTCCGCGGCGCCTGA
- a CDS encoding transcriptional regulator, with product MPSPSSPRPAPRPSPRSAPNALLDALLDEAGISHAGLASRVNQAGRARGLALRYEHTAVARWLKGQRPRGQVPDLICEVLAARLRRPVTLDDIGLGVPDGTGAGLPAPGTPLAGFVDRATALWRFDEQRRPHLGVAQAVTGTPAVMPVWEWENPPEDTDVSRDGRTRVSAADVAVLSAARAHYEQMYRRAGGLATRARIVGFLDAETAPLLRGAYGDALGRRLHRATGGLVAVAGICAYDSDAQGLAQRYFHQALRLAKASGDRGLGAYVVALLVNQSLFLGEFRQAVAFAEAALRSAGQRITPALSADLTAMQAKAYARLGDRAAALACVRRAETEAERISPGHEPAETGYVQPGLVNVQVAEALLRLGELAAAHEHAAAAVGTPAHDRGRVHRLAVLCQIELRRGEPERAARTAVEMTERARGMESQRLRDRLRLVREHLLASGAGDAREAARLIDGALRVPMRAAR from the coding sequence ATGCCATCCCCCTCCTCACCCCGCCCAGCACCCCGCCCCTCACCCCGATCCGCCCCCAACGCCCTGCTCGACGCGCTGCTCGACGAGGCGGGCATCTCGCACGCCGGTCTCGCCTCCCGCGTGAACCAGGCGGGCCGGGCCCGCGGTCTCGCCCTGCGTTACGAACACACCGCCGTGGCGCGCTGGCTGAAGGGACAGCGGCCGCGCGGCCAGGTGCCCGACCTGATCTGCGAGGTGCTCGCCGCCCGGCTGCGGCGGCCCGTCACCCTCGACGACATCGGCCTCGGCGTGCCCGACGGCACGGGCGCGGGCCTACCCGCCCCCGGCACGCCACTGGCCGGCTTCGTCGACCGGGCCACCGCCCTGTGGCGCTTCGACGAGCAGCGGCGCCCACACCTCGGCGTCGCGCAGGCGGTGACCGGGACGCCCGCGGTGATGCCGGTGTGGGAGTGGGAGAACCCGCCGGAGGACACGGACGTCTCCCGTGACGGCCGCACCCGCGTCTCGGCCGCCGACGTCGCCGTGCTGAGCGCCGCCCGGGCCCACTACGAGCAGATGTACCGCAGGGCGGGCGGCCTGGCGACGCGCGCCAGGATCGTCGGCTTCCTCGACGCCGAGACGGCCCCGCTGCTGCGCGGCGCGTACGGCGACGCCCTCGGGCGCCGGCTGCACCGGGCCACCGGCGGTCTGGTGGCGGTGGCCGGGATCTGCGCGTACGACTCCGACGCCCAGGGGCTCGCCCAGCGCTACTTCCACCAGGCGCTGCGCCTGGCGAAGGCGAGCGGTGACCGCGGCCTCGGCGCCTATGTGGTCGCGCTGCTGGTCAACCAGTCTCTGTTCCTGGGGGAGTTCCGGCAGGCGGTGGCCTTCGCCGAGGCGGCGCTGCGCTCCGCGGGGCAGCGGATCACCCCGGCCCTCTCCGCCGATCTGACGGCGATGCAGGCGAAGGCGTACGCGCGTCTCGGCGACCGGGCGGCGGCGCTCGCCTGTGTCCGGCGGGCGGAGACCGAGGCCGAGCGGATCAGCCCGGGCCACGAGCCCGCCGAGACGGGCTATGTGCAGCCGGGCCTCGTCAATGTGCAGGTCGCCGAGGCCCTCCTTCGTCTGGGGGAACTCGCGGCGGCTCACGAGCACGCGGCGGCGGCCGTCGGGACGCCCGCCCACGACCGGGGCCGGGTGCACCGGCTCGCCGTGCTCTGCCAGATCGAGCTGCGGCGGGGGGAGCCGGAACGGGCCGCGCGCACGGCGGTGGAGATGACCGAACGGGCCCGCGGGATGGAGTCCCAGCGGCTGCGCGACCGGCTCCGGCTGGTGCGGGAACACCTGCTGGCCAGCGGGGCGGGGGACGCCCGGGAGGCGGCGCGGCTCATCGACGGTGCGCTGCGCGTACCGATGCGGGCAGCTCGGTGA
- a CDS encoding NUDIX domain-containing protein: MQWTKLSEQPVYANRWFRVSLADVELPDGRRLDHYLIRLRPVAAATAVNDADEVLLLWRHRFITDSWGWELAAGVVEDGEDIEAAAAREMEEETGWRPGPLRPLLTVEPSNGLTDARHHLFWTEQATLTGPPRDAFESSRLAWVPLKAVPELIARGEVPAAGMAAGLLLLHHLRLG; this comes from the coding sequence GTGCAGTGGACGAAATTAAGCGAACAGCCTGTCTATGCGAACCGGTGGTTCCGGGTCAGTCTCGCGGACGTCGAACTCCCCGACGGCCGCCGCCTCGACCACTATCTGATCCGGCTCCGCCCCGTCGCCGCCGCGACCGCCGTCAACGACGCCGACGAGGTCCTGCTGCTCTGGCGCCACCGCTTCATCACCGACAGCTGGGGCTGGGAGCTGGCCGCCGGCGTCGTCGAGGACGGCGAGGACATCGAGGCCGCCGCCGCCCGCGAGATGGAGGAGGAGACCGGCTGGCGCCCCGGACCCCTGCGCCCCCTGCTCACCGTGGAGCCCTCCAACGGCCTCACCGACGCCCGCCACCACCTCTTCTGGACCGAGCAGGCCACCCTCACCGGCCCGCCCCGGGACGCCTTCGAGTCCTCGCGCCTCGCATGGGTCCCGCTCAAGGCCGTCCCCGAACTGATCGCCCGCGGCGAGGTCCCGGCCGCGGGCATGGCCGCCGGGCTGCTGCTGCTCCACCACCTGCGGCTCGGCTGA
- a CDS encoding 3-hydroxybutyryl-CoA dehydrogenase, producing MADIERVGVVGCGQMGAGIAEVCARSGLEVKVAETTGEALEIGRTRLYNSLAKAAERGKISEAERDETLARLSFTTDLGEFADRDLVIEAVVENEQVKTEIFQVLDQVVTRPDAILASNTSSIPLVKLAVATSRPDHVIGIHFFNPAPVQKLVELIPALTTSEGTISRAQLFAEKTLGKHAIRAQDRSGFVVNALLVPYLLSAIRMFESGIASREDIDNGMEFGCAHPMGPLKLSDLIGLDTIASIADSMYAEYKEPLYAAPPLLQRMVDAGRLGRKTGSGFYPYS from the coding sequence ATGGCCGACATTGAGCGCGTCGGAGTGGTGGGCTGCGGCCAGATGGGCGCGGGCATCGCGGAGGTGTGTGCCCGCAGCGGTCTCGAGGTGAAGGTCGCCGAGACCACCGGCGAGGCGCTGGAGATCGGCCGCACGCGGCTCTACAACTCGCTGGCCAAGGCCGCCGAACGCGGCAAGATCAGCGAGGCGGAGCGCGACGAGACGCTCGCGCGGCTCAGCTTCACCACCGACCTGGGCGAGTTCGCCGACCGCGACCTCGTGATCGAGGCGGTCGTGGAGAACGAGCAGGTCAAGACCGAGATCTTCCAGGTCCTCGACCAGGTGGTGACCCGGCCGGACGCCATCCTGGCCTCCAACACCTCCTCGATCCCGCTGGTGAAGCTGGCGGTGGCGACCTCGCGCCCCGACCACGTCATCGGCATCCACTTCTTCAACCCGGCACCGGTGCAGAAGCTGGTCGAGCTGATCCCCGCCCTCACCACCTCCGAGGGCACGATCAGCCGGGCGCAGCTGTTCGCCGAGAAGACCCTCGGCAAGCACGCCATCCGCGCCCAGGACCGCTCGGGCTTCGTGGTGAACGCGCTGCTCGTGCCGTATCTGCTGTCGGCGATCCGGATGTTCGAGTCGGGCATCGCGAGCCGCGAGGACATCGACAACGGCATGGAGTTCGGCTGCGCCCACCCGATGGGGCCGCTGAAGCTCTCCGACCTGATCGGCCTGGACACGATCGCCTCGATCGCCGACTCCATGTACGCCGAGTACAAGGAGCCCCTGTACGCCGCTCCCCCGCTGCTCCAGCGGATGGTGGACGCGGGCCGGCTCGGCCGCAAGACGGGGTCGGGCTTCTACCCGTACTCCTGA